A portion of the Clostridium cylindrosporum DSM 605 genome contains these proteins:
- a CDS encoding sugar phosphate isomerase/epimerase family protein, protein MRIGVSTASFYPRVNTEDTLDIMRDLGFNLCEAFLETESESSEDYAFVLSERAKALGVEIYSVHAFSSVFEPFLYDAYDRRRKEMEDKFTKVCRAASVLGAKYYTFHGMKNMPGKKINISKVSRQMDYLCEIAEGYGVKVSIENVARCKGSNIDFLKDLKQHMIKNLYYTLDLKQARLSGVDPYEYLKVYGDNISTVHINDASETSPCLLPGEGNANLKEIIQKIHSINKNIPYIIEVYGDNYESFNQIGRAREHLESLEVLNVKN, encoded by the coding sequence ATGAGGATAGGAGTATCAACTGCCTCTTTCTATCCAAGGGTAAATACAGAAGATACCTTAGATATAATGAGAGACTTAGGATTTAACCTGTGTGAGGCTTTTTTAGAAACAGAAAGTGAATCGTCAGAAGATTATGCATTTGTTCTAAGTGAAAGGGCTAAAGCACTAGGCGTTGAGATTTATTCTGTTCATGCATTTTCTTCAGTATTTGAACCATTTTTATATGATGCCTATGATAGACGTAGAAAGGAAATGGAAGATAAGTTTACTAAAGTGTGCAGAGCGGCTTCAGTTCTAGGAGCTAAATACTATACATTTCATGGAATGAAAAACATGCCAGGAAAGAAAATAAATATTTCTAAAGTTTCACGTCAAATGGACTATCTTTGTGAGATTGCAGAGGGATATGGAGTTAAAGTCTCCATTGAAAATGTTGCAAGGTGCAAAGGAAGTAATATAGATTTCTTAAAGGACCTTAAACAACATATGATTAAAAATTTATATTATACATTAGACTTAAAACAAGCAAGATTAAGTGGAGTAGATCCCTATGAATATCTTAAAGTGTATGGGGATAACATTAGTACTGTACACATTAATGATGCAAGTGAAACATCGCCTTGTCTTCTTCCAGGTGAGGGAAATGCAAACTTAAAGGAAATTATACAAAAGATTCACAGTATCAATAAAAACATCCCCTATATAATTGAGGTTTATGGTGATAATTATGAGAGTTTTAACCAAATAGGAAGGGCAAGAGAACACTTAGAATCACTGGAGGTTTTAAATGTCAAGAATTAA